A region from the Paenarthrobacter aurescens genome encodes:
- a CDS encoding L-serine ammonia-lyase, which produces MALSALDLFSIGIGPSSSHTVGPMRAARSFIQALEKEQMIDAVDRLHAELFGSLGATGRGHGSDKAIILGFMGEDPESVETLTADRAVDQATEAKKIMLAGRRMISFNRANDVVLHLRQSLPAHPNGMRFQAFDGQGNVLAERVYYSVGGGFVVDEDAVGKVEPDTVELPYPFSNAGELLAHCAKDGLSISDIMLANEGVWRSEQETRSELLHIWETMKECVSRGCSRTEAHLPGNLMVRRRAPRLLADLQAKDDASDPLRALDWVNLFALAVNEENATGGRVVTAPTNGAAGIIPAVLHYYMKFIPGANEEAVVRFLLTAAAIGVLFKKNASISGAEVGCQGEVGSACSMAAGALCEILGGTPEQVENAAEIGIEHNLGLTCDPVGGLVQIPCIERNAVASNKAINAARISLRGDGTHHVSLDTAIKTMRETGADMKSKYKETSRGGLAVNVIAC; this is translated from the coding sequence ATGGCCTTGAGCGCCCTTGACCTGTTTTCGATTGGCATCGGTCCCTCGTCCTCTCACACAGTAGGGCCCATGCGCGCAGCCCGTTCCTTCATTCAGGCCCTTGAAAAAGAGCAAATGATCGACGCCGTTGATCGCCTTCACGCTGAACTTTTCGGATCTCTGGGGGCTACTGGACGTGGGCACGGCTCGGACAAAGCAATCATCCTCGGATTCATGGGCGAAGACCCGGAATCCGTGGAGACCCTCACGGCGGACCGAGCTGTAGACCAAGCCACGGAGGCCAAAAAGATCATGCTCGCGGGGCGCCGGATGATCTCCTTCAACAGAGCCAATGACGTGGTGCTGCACTTGCGGCAATCCCTTCCGGCGCACCCCAACGGCATGCGGTTCCAGGCCTTCGACGGTCAGGGGAACGTTTTGGCGGAACGCGTCTACTACTCGGTGGGAGGCGGCTTTGTTGTGGACGAAGACGCTGTGGGCAAGGTGGAACCCGACACCGTAGAACTCCCCTACCCCTTCTCCAACGCCGGGGAATTGTTGGCCCACTGCGCCAAGGACGGCCTTTCAATCAGCGACATCATGCTGGCCAATGAGGGCGTCTGGCGCAGCGAGCAGGAAACCCGTTCGGAGCTCCTCCACATTTGGGAAACCATGAAGGAGTGCGTCTCGCGCGGCTGCAGCCGAACCGAAGCTCACCTCCCCGGCAACCTGATGGTCCGTCGTCGTGCTCCGCGGCTCCTGGCGGACCTCCAGGCAAAAGACGACGCCAGCGATCCTTTGCGTGCTCTGGACTGGGTGAACCTGTTCGCCCTGGCTGTCAACGAAGAAAACGCCACCGGCGGGCGGGTCGTCACGGCTCCCACCAACGGCGCGGCAGGCATCATTCCTGCCGTTCTGCACTACTACATGAAGTTCATTCCTGGAGCCAACGAAGAAGCGGTAGTACGGTTCCTCCTTACTGCAGCTGCCATTGGAGTCCTGTTCAAAAAGAACGCCTCAATCTCCGGGGCAGAAGTGGGTTGCCAAGGGGAAGTGGGCTCGGCATGTTCCATGGCTGCCGGGGCGCTCTGCGAGATCCTCGGCGGGACCCCTGAGCAGGTGGAGAACGCCGCCGAAATCGGGATTGAGCACAACCTGGGCCTGACTTGCGACCCCGTAGGCGGTTTGGTGCAGATCCCCTGCATTGAACGCAATGCAGTGGCCAGCAACAAAGCCATTAACGCCGCCCGGATCAGTCTGCGTGGCGATGGTACCCATCATGTTTCCCTGGACACAGCCATCAAGACCATGCGTGAGACCGGCGCAGATATGAAGAGCAAGTACAAGGAGACATCCAGGGGCGGTCTCGCCGTCAACGTGATCGCCTGCTGA
- a CDS encoding PLP-dependent aminotransferase family protein gives MREAELPISLDRNSPASLSAQMASQLRGAILSGVLQPEDTLPATRRLAADLAVSRGVVVRAFEQLSGEGFLLSNGAGGTKVAIRPDISSRPLLRREPSRPSPQAEVIDLTPGRPSGSPFQDRQWRSAWKSALAGQGKVQLPPALGTPALRKAVADHLALSRGLAVDANDVLITGGTSDALQLVVAMLRNQTAQPRVLVEDPGYPTARRVMRAAGARIVTAPVDENGLKSSQLRAVKDMPDAVLVTPSHQYPLGGRMTVQERLGLLAWAEQHGVLVLEDDYDSEFRHSRMPLPAMASLPGGADVALLGTFSKNLSPWLRCGYLVVRGESGQQLKATREALDTPVSGVLQSAIAHYIQAGGLSRHITRARREYAHRRELLIDRLGSRPGLELSALDGGLHAVVRFHHPDASEVAAKALLLGVEVIPLAGYYADRPPENGLVLGYGAVTDLQLSKALTILLDLIGPAMAKNNT, from the coding sequence ATGCGCGAAGCTGAGCTACCTATATCTCTGGACAGGAACAGCCCCGCCTCCCTCTCTGCCCAGATGGCAAGCCAACTGCGCGGCGCCATCCTCAGCGGCGTCCTGCAGCCGGAGGACACACTGCCTGCCACCAGAAGACTCGCCGCGGACCTGGCTGTCTCCCGCGGCGTGGTGGTGCGGGCATTCGAGCAACTCTCCGGCGAAGGGTTCCTCCTGAGCAACGGCGCCGGCGGAACCAAGGTGGCCATCCGCCCTGACATCAGCAGCCGCCCCCTCCTGCGTAGAGAGCCATCACGCCCGTCACCGCAGGCGGAAGTGATAGACCTGACACCCGGACGCCCCTCAGGATCGCCGTTTCAGGACAGGCAATGGCGCAGCGCATGGAAGTCTGCCCTGGCCGGGCAAGGCAAAGTCCAGCTCCCACCTGCATTGGGAACTCCGGCCCTGCGGAAAGCAGTGGCCGATCATTTGGCCCTGTCCAGAGGCCTGGCCGTCGATGCCAATGACGTTCTCATCACCGGCGGCACCAGCGACGCCCTGCAATTGGTTGTCGCGATGCTCCGCAACCAAACAGCGCAGCCGCGCGTCCTTGTTGAGGACCCCGGCTATCCCACCGCACGCAGAGTCATGAGGGCAGCAGGGGCCCGCATCGTCACAGCCCCCGTGGACGAAAACGGCCTGAAGAGCTCGCAGCTGCGCGCAGTGAAGGACATGCCGGATGCAGTGCTGGTCACCCCCAGCCATCAATACCCCCTGGGCGGCAGGATGACTGTCCAGGAGAGGCTCGGGCTGCTGGCATGGGCGGAGCAGCACGGAGTACTTGTCCTTGAAGATGACTACGACAGCGAATTCCGGCACAGCAGAATGCCGCTTCCTGCCATGGCGTCCTTACCCGGCGGGGCCGACGTCGCCCTGCTTGGAACATTCTCGAAGAACCTCAGCCCATGGCTCCGATGCGGATATCTGGTGGTTCGCGGCGAATCCGGTCAACAGTTGAAAGCCACGAGGGAAGCCTTGGACACGCCGGTGTCCGGCGTACTGCAGTCAGCCATTGCCCATTACATCCAGGCAGGCGGGCTTTCCCGTCACATCACCCGCGCCAGGCGCGAATACGCGCATCGCAGAGAACTCCTCATTGACCGACTGGGTTCGCGGCCGGGCCTGGAACTCTCAGCCCTCGACGGCGGTCTGCACGCCGTTGTACGGTTCCACCACCCCGATGCCAGCGAGGTGGCTGCCAAGGCATTGCTGCTGGGAGTAGAGGTCATTCCCTTGGCCGGGTATTACGCGGACCGGCCACCCGAAAACGGGCTCGTTCTCGGCTACGGGGCCGTCACCGACCTGCAGCTTTCCAAAGCCTTGACCATTTTGCTGGACCTGATTGGACCGGCGATGGCAAAGAACAACACCTAG
- a CDS encoding dihydrodipicolinate synthase family protein: protein MFDGLSAFPLTPMDGESVDLKSLGKLVSRAAEAGADSLGVLGSTGNYAYLSREERRTVLETAVGAANGVPVLAGVGAVRTRDVLAHAGDAHSAGASALLLAPVSYQKLSDAEVFGLFETVASESDLPVVVYDNPGTTGFSFSDDLLARIARIPGVASIKIPPPPSGEVAARISKLKPGLPEQVSLGISGDWVAAEALLAGCNVWYSVIAGVLPRHARTLVDHAIAGRRDLALADSEALEPLWSLFRTYGSLRVTAALAEDLGVVPSSALPLPLRGLDSRGREKVAEAIGQCNLEA, encoded by the coding sequence GTGTTCGACGGCCTCAGCGCTTTTCCCCTCACTCCCATGGACGGTGAAAGCGTGGACCTCAAGTCCCTTGGCAAGCTGGTGAGCCGTGCCGCCGAGGCGGGTGCGGATTCGCTGGGCGTTCTTGGTTCAACGGGAAATTACGCATACCTCTCCCGTGAGGAACGCCGGACAGTGCTTGAAACGGCAGTTGGTGCCGCCAACGGTGTTCCGGTCCTCGCCGGAGTGGGAGCTGTCCGCACCCGTGACGTCCTTGCCCATGCCGGTGATGCGCACAGCGCCGGCGCTTCGGCTCTGCTCCTGGCCCCGGTGTCCTACCAAAAGCTTTCCGACGCAGAGGTTTTTGGCCTCTTCGAGACTGTGGCGTCAGAGTCCGATCTTCCAGTGGTTGTCTATGACAATCCGGGCACCACAGGTTTTAGCTTCAGCGATGACTTGCTCGCAAGGATTGCCAGGATCCCGGGAGTTGCTTCCATCAAGATTCCACCGCCCCCGTCCGGGGAAGTTGCAGCGCGAATCTCCAAGCTCAAGCCGGGATTGCCGGAGCAGGTATCACTGGGCATTAGTGGTGACTGGGTGGCCGCGGAGGCACTGCTGGCCGGATGCAACGTTTGGTACTCCGTGATTGCCGGGGTGTTGCCCCGCCATGCACGGACCCTTGTTGATCACGCCATCGCGGGTCGTCGCGATCTGGCGTTGGCCGATTCGGAGGCTCTGGAACCCCTATGGTCGCTGTTCCGCACCTATGGGAGTCTTCGCGTCACTGCAGCTTTGGCCGAGGATCTTGGCGTTGTTCCGTCTTCAGCATTGCCACTGCCGCTGCGCGGCTTGGATTCGCGGGGGCGGGAGAAAGTGGCCGAGGCCATCGGGCAATGCAATCTGGAGGCTTAG
- a CDS encoding DUF3090 domain-containing protein, with translation MPTRVHEFAWPDRVVVGTIGVPGSRTFYLQVRAGKQIVSIALEKQQSAVLADKIDEILDQLITVDGNPFSVPTGTPIELVDNDPLEPVEEQFRTGAMSLGWDPTTAQVVIEAYPLSEIDPEDEESFDEDNPNVAEMLLVRIPVGTARAFAKRTREIVGAGRPICPLCGYPMDADGHTCTITEA, from the coding sequence ATGCCTACACGTGTTCACGAGTTTGCCTGGCCTGATCGAGTTGTTGTTGGCACCATTGGCGTTCCGGGGTCACGGACGTTCTACCTGCAGGTCCGCGCAGGGAAACAGATTGTAAGTATTGCCTTGGAGAAGCAGCAGTCAGCTGTGCTCGCGGACAAGATCGACGAAATTCTCGATCAACTCATTACAGTGGACGGCAACCCGTTCAGTGTTCCCACCGGTACCCCCATTGAGCTTGTGGACAACGATCCCCTTGAGCCGGTGGAAGAACAATTCCGCACAGGCGCCATGAGCCTTGGCTGGGATCCCACCACAGCCCAGGTGGTCATTGAGGCCTACCCCCTCTCTGAGATCGATCCTGAAGACGAGGAATCCTTCGATGAGGACAACCCCAACGTGGCCGAAATGCTGCTGGTCCGCATTCCTGTGGGGACGGCCCGGGCATTCGCCAAGCGCACCCGCGAGATTGTAGGGGCAGGCCGTCCCATCTGCCCGCTGTGCGGTTACCCGATGGATGCCGACGGACACACCTGCACCATTACCGAGGCCTGA
- a CDS encoding homoserine dehydrogenase, protein MTTYNLALIGFGGVNRALAELIRDEPQRFASLGFGLRIVAITDLALGSLVQAEGIDLGAALSMPRGTSFAGLPGGSPDPRNEEVIRNSPADIVVEATFTSPVDGEPAVSHVKWALESGKHVVSTNKGPVALRGTELSKLAADNGVRFEYEGAVMSGTPVIRLAHKMLGGLKLTAVQGILNGTSNYVLGRMEAGLGLDEAIIEAQDLGYAEADPTADIAGSDVRLKVAILANELLGASIHPSEVSTTGIQDITSADVSKALAAGLRWKLIGEARRNADGSIVASVQPVALAADHPLAGISGATNAVSFTTDLLGAVTVSGPGAGRVETAYALISDIMAVNEFVKGAVRA, encoded by the coding sequence GTGACTACCTACAACCTGGCCCTGATTGGTTTCGGAGGCGTCAATCGCGCCCTGGCCGAACTGATCCGCGATGAACCGCAACGCTTCGCTTCCCTCGGATTCGGACTCCGTATTGTGGCCATCACTGACCTTGCCCTGGGCTCGCTTGTCCAGGCCGAGGGCATAGATCTTGGCGCCGCCCTGTCGATGCCCCGGGGAACCTCCTTCGCCGGGCTCCCCGGAGGCAGCCCGGACCCCCGCAACGAAGAGGTCATCAGGAACAGTCCCGCCGACATCGTCGTCGAGGCTACCTTCACCAGTCCGGTGGACGGCGAACCGGCTGTTTCCCACGTTAAGTGGGCTCTGGAATCCGGTAAACACGTGGTGAGCACCAACAAGGGACCCGTAGCTTTGCGGGGCACCGAGCTCAGTAAACTCGCCGCAGATAATGGGGTTCGCTTCGAATACGAGGGCGCCGTCATGAGTGGCACACCAGTCATCCGATTGGCGCACAAGATGCTGGGAGGCCTGAAACTCACCGCGGTCCAGGGAATCCTCAACGGGACCAGCAACTACGTCCTGGGCCGCATGGAAGCCGGTTTGGGATTGGACGAAGCCATCATCGAAGCCCAGGATCTTGGATACGCCGAAGCTGACCCCACAGCGGACATTGCTGGTTCCGATGTCCGGTTGAAGGTGGCTATCTTGGCCAACGAACTCCTCGGGGCCAGCATCCACCCCAGCGAGGTATCGACAACCGGCATTCAGGACATCACCAGCGCAGACGTATCCAAGGCATTGGCCGCGGGCCTCCGATGGAAACTGATCGGCGAAGCGCGGCGCAACGCCGATGGCAGCATCGTTGCCTCTGTCCAACCCGTTGCCCTTGCGGCGGACCACCCACTGGCCGGCATATCAGGTGCCACCAACGCCGTTTCCTTCACCACAGATCTTCTCGGCGCCGTCACCGTTTCCGGCCCGGGCGCTGGCCGCGTTGAGACCGCCTACGCGCTGATCTCGGACATCATGGCCGTCAACGAATTCGTCAAAGGAGCCGTCCGTGCCTGA
- a CDS encoding AAA family ATPase, whose amino-acid sequence MAASRNPLDELRETIGHLANQLKLSGSERVDDLVGDLVAARPGPARPLSEVQAELDALVGLETVKEQVRALVALLQVQARRKAHGLPEVATSQHLVFLGNPGTGKTTVARLLAEMYRAVGLLQKGHLVEVDRSGLVGQYVGATAIKTDRVIRRALDGVLFIDEAYALAPEDGRMDFGPEAIEVLLKRMEDHRHRLVVIVAGYPRLMEAFLLSNPGLRSRFAREITFPNYSVDELHTIFHRMLAQHEYTLEPGADHMLRRILAGLHAGEDSGNARFARTLFEQALNRQALRLSLNEDQSLDALDREAVMTLTGEDIVEAALALGEEPEPEPTPESERSRWWNWLV is encoded by the coding sequence ATGGCTGCAAGCCGGAATCCGCTCGATGAGCTGCGCGAGACCATTGGCCACCTGGCCAATCAGCTCAAGCTGTCCGGCTCTGAGCGCGTAGACGATCTTGTGGGCGATCTTGTTGCTGCCAGGCCGGGGCCAGCCCGGCCGCTGTCTGAGGTGCAGGCCGAGCTTGACGCACTGGTGGGGCTGGAGACTGTTAAGGAACAAGTGCGCGCTCTGGTGGCATTGCTCCAGGTCCAGGCCCGCCGTAAAGCACACGGCCTCCCGGAGGTTGCTACATCACAGCATCTGGTGTTCCTGGGGAACCCCGGGACGGGAAAGACCACCGTGGCGCGGCTTTTGGCGGAAATGTACCGCGCTGTGGGTTTGCTGCAAAAAGGTCACTTGGTGGAGGTTGATCGTTCAGGCCTCGTGGGGCAGTACGTGGGGGCGACGGCCATCAAAACGGACAGGGTTATTCGGCGTGCCTTGGATGGAGTTTTGTTCATCGACGAGGCCTATGCGCTGGCCCCGGAGGACGGCCGAATGGACTTTGGACCCGAGGCCATTGAGGTCCTTCTGAAGCGGATGGAGGACCACCGCCACCGGCTGGTGGTGATTGTGGCCGGGTACCCTCGCCTGATGGAAGCCTTCCTGCTTTCCAACCCTGGGCTCCGCTCCCGCTTCGCCCGGGAAATCACCTTCCCCAACTACTCCGTGGATGAACTCCACACCATTTTTCACCGGATGCTTGCCCAGCACGAGTACACACTCGAACCAGGCGCGGACCATATGCTGCGACGTATCCTTGCCGGCCTCCACGCCGGTGAGGATTCCGGTAACGCGCGGTTCGCCCGCACTCTGTTCGAGCAGGCGCTCAACCGGCAGGCGCTGCGGCTTTCGCTCAATGAAGATCAAAGCCTGGACGCCCTTGATCGCGAAGCAGTGATGACCCTTACCGGGGAGGACATCGTTGAGGCAGCGCTGGCCTTGGGCGAAGAGCCGGAACCTGAGCCTACGCCGGAATCGGAGCGGTCGCGTTGGTGGAACTGGCTGGTCTGA
- a CDS encoding histidine phosphatase family protein produces MATVILVRHGRTTANATGLLAGRADGVSLDQTGREQAALTADRISAVPVVGVVSSPLERCLQTARFILDRQTGTPYAPVELDLTECDYGQWQGRLLSDLATEDLWPVVQTQPSAVVFPGGESMAAMQARSVAAIRRHDAAFEAEHGPGAVWVAVSHGDVIKSILADALGMHLDLFQRLNVGPASVSIIRYGPHRPSVYATNTDAGDLGWLSSGLHSGDAPVGGGAGQKAP; encoded by the coding sequence ATGGCGACAGTAATTCTTGTCCGGCACGGACGCACCACAGCCAATGCCACGGGACTTCTGGCCGGGCGGGCCGATGGTGTCAGCCTGGACCAGACAGGCCGCGAACAGGCTGCCCTTACCGCGGACCGGATTTCGGCAGTTCCTGTAGTGGGAGTGGTGTCCAGTCCTCTTGAACGTTGCCTGCAGACCGCCCGGTTCATCCTTGACCGGCAAACCGGCACCCCGTACGCACCGGTGGAACTGGATCTGACCGAGTGTGATTACGGCCAGTGGCAGGGCCGCTTGCTCAGTGATCTTGCCACCGAGGACCTGTGGCCGGTGGTGCAAACCCAACCCTCCGCCGTCGTGTTTCCCGGCGGTGAGTCAATGGCCGCCATGCAGGCCAGGTCCGTGGCCGCGATCCGGCGCCATGATGCAGCCTTTGAAGCCGAGCACGGTCCAGGAGCGGTATGGGTGGCGGTCAGCCATGGCGATGTCATCAAGTCGATCCTCGCCGATGCACTCGGCATGCACCTTGACTTGTTCCAACGGTTGAACGTCGGCCCCGCGTCAGTGTCGATCATCCGCTACGGACCCCACCGGCCCAGCGTCTACGCAACCAACACTGATGCCGGTGATCTGGGCTGGCTATCAAGCGGCCTGCACTCCGGCGACGCGCCGGTGGGCGGCGGTGCGGGGCAGAAGGCGCCATGA
- a CDS encoding MFS transporter, producing MAQDSSSATQEVTGGLARYVLAATLARSSDGGAVVAIVLLATTSGASGWLAGILGACITAPHLLGPLVARSLDTAKDGRTVIAWACVIHGVTLAAAVLLFPVTPPLVPGLLLIASGLVGPLLTGGISSRLTAIAGPDRTSQRRAQGWDVATYGIGGTIGPSLVAAVSAWVNPATAALILSGATFGAAAVVRLLPYAPPATVAAEVPRPGRTLLMMVSSGPLRRTLYMTVVVALSVASLPITAVASTGELGVVPAAAGVMTAVYGLGGLLGSAGVMIRPLRTDADPLMTWLAAAVGIALCGAAIARTFPTAIAAFAIAGVLNSYFFASTLAARSEYSPPGARGQVFVWIGALKITAGSAGTALAGAFIAPAAQLPLYLASGLTVVAVVVSVMDRRGERLGGCRRSPRQRLR from the coding sequence TTGGCACAGGATTCATCTTCGGCCACACAGGAAGTGACGGGTGGTCTTGCGCGCTATGTTTTGGCCGCCACCCTGGCGCGCAGCTCCGATGGCGGGGCTGTGGTGGCCATAGTGCTGTTGGCCACCACCAGTGGCGCATCAGGGTGGTTGGCCGGGATTCTGGGGGCTTGCATCACGGCGCCGCATCTCCTCGGCCCCCTCGTGGCGCGCAGCCTCGATACCGCCAAGGATGGCAGGACAGTCATCGCCTGGGCGTGCGTGATTCACGGCGTGACGCTCGCAGCGGCGGTCCTGCTCTTCCCGGTGACTCCACCCCTGGTGCCCGGCCTCCTCCTCATCGCATCCGGACTGGTGGGCCCACTCCTGACAGGCGGCATCAGCAGCAGGCTAACAGCAATCGCCGGCCCGGACAGGACCAGCCAAAGGCGCGCCCAGGGTTGGGACGTGGCCACCTACGGCATCGGTGGGACGATCGGACCGTCCCTGGTGGCTGCGGTCTCGGCCTGGGTCAACCCGGCCACTGCTGCGCTGATCCTTTCAGGGGCAACGTTCGGTGCCGCCGCCGTCGTCAGGCTTCTGCCGTATGCGCCTCCGGCGACGGTTGCAGCTGAAGTTCCCCGGCCCGGCCGGACGCTGCTGATGATGGTCTCCAGCGGCCCGTTGCGACGAACCCTCTACATGACTGTTGTGGTGGCCCTTTCCGTGGCCTCGCTGCCGATTACCGCGGTGGCGTCCACGGGGGAGCTGGGCGTAGTGCCGGCCGCGGCCGGGGTTATGACAGCCGTTTACGGGCTCGGCGGACTCCTGGGTTCAGCGGGGGTCATGATACGGCCGTTGAGAACCGACGCGGATCCGTTGATGACCTGGCTGGCTGCCGCGGTGGGGATTGCCTTATGCGGTGCAGCCATAGCAAGGACATTCCCGACGGCGATTGCAGCGTTTGCGATTGCCGGAGTACTGAATTCCTACTTTTTCGCCTCCACGTTGGCTGCACGCAGCGAGTATTCGCCGCCCGGTGCCAGGGGGCAGGTTTTCGTCTGGATCGGCGCCCTGAAAATCACTGCCGGGTCAGCCGGCACCGCACTTGCCGGCGCCTTCATTGCCCCCGCAGCCCAACTTCCCCTCTACTTGGCGTCCGGGCTCACTGTGGTGGCGGTGGTTGTGTCAGTGATGGACCGACGAGGGGAGCGGCTAGGGGGTTGCCGCCGGTCCCCGCGGCAACGGTTAAGGTGA
- a CDS encoding aldehyde dehydrogenase family protein, whose translation MPETAIADTKAAAPTRDLVVYNKFDGTALACLPQCSESEVQLELIRAASATGAAAAMPRHERGRILDTAAGLLRERSHEVAELIVAEAGKTIKQAAKEVSRAVNTLKLSAAETRRNVGEVVPFDSFAGSENRQGWFTREPLGLIAAITPYNDPLNLVAHKLGPAIASGNTVILKPSQLTPLTAILLVDLLREAGLPAEFVTVVLGDRSIAQTMVSSKLVRMVSFTGGFATGRAISASAGLKRLSMELGGNAPVIVFDDAHLPAAVEASVSGSFWAAGQNCIGAQRILVQRTVFEAFLQDFVTKTSALKTGDPRSEQTDVGPMISNASAAEAKRKIDDAVAAGAQLLTGGTLDGPLLTPAVLTGVPRSCEAWSEELFAPVVLVEPFDTAEEAIELANDTEYALQAGVFTKDLGRALAMAKAIDAGGVMINDSSDYRHDAMPFGGSKYGSMGREGVHFAYEEMTQPKVVAIAS comes from the coding sequence GTGCCTGAAACAGCTATTGCCGACACCAAGGCCGCGGCGCCAACCCGGGATTTGGTGGTGTACAACAAGTTTGACGGTACGGCCTTGGCATGCTTGCCCCAATGCAGCGAGTCAGAGGTGCAGCTGGAATTGATTCGCGCCGCTTCTGCCACGGGGGCAGCGGCCGCCATGCCCCGGCACGAGCGCGGCCGCATCCTGGACACCGCTGCCGGCCTTCTCCGGGAGCGGTCCCACGAAGTGGCGGAGCTGATCGTTGCCGAAGCCGGCAAGACCATCAAGCAGGCGGCCAAAGAAGTTTCCCGTGCCGTGAATACCCTCAAACTGTCCGCGGCGGAGACACGCAGGAACGTTGGCGAAGTGGTCCCTTTCGATTCCTTTGCAGGTTCTGAGAACCGTCAGGGATGGTTCACCCGGGAACCGTTGGGCCTCATTGCGGCCATCACCCCGTACAACGACCCTTTGAACCTCGTGGCGCACAAGCTCGGCCCGGCGATCGCCAGCGGCAACACGGTCATCCTCAAGCCTTCCCAGCTGACTCCCTTGACGGCCATCCTCCTGGTGGACCTGCTGCGGGAAGCGGGCCTGCCGGCGGAGTTTGTCACCGTTGTCCTGGGTGACCGTTCCATCGCCCAAACCATGGTCTCCTCCAAACTGGTACGCATGGTCTCCTTCACGGGAGGATTTGCCACAGGCCGGGCCATCTCGGCGAGCGCCGGCCTCAAGCGCTTGTCCATGGAACTGGGCGGCAACGCACCTGTCATAGTGTTCGACGACGCCCACCTTCCCGCCGCGGTGGAAGCCAGTGTGTCCGGTTCCTTCTGGGCTGCCGGGCAGAACTGCATCGGTGCGCAGCGCATCCTTGTCCAGAGGACTGTCTTCGAGGCTTTCCTGCAGGACTTCGTCACGAAAACCTCGGCGCTGAAGACCGGGGACCCTCGGAGCGAACAAACCGACGTCGGGCCCATGATCAGCAACGCCTCCGCCGCCGAAGCGAAACGCAAGATCGATGACGCCGTAGCCGCCGGTGCGCAGCTGCTCACCGGCGGTACCCTGGATGGCCCACTCCTGACACCGGCTGTGCTCACGGGGGTTCCCCGTAGCTGTGAGGCTTGGAGCGAGGAACTTTTCGCCCCGGTAGTTTTGGTGGAACCCTTCGACACCGCCGAGGAGGCGATCGAGCTGGCTAATGACACCGAGTACGCCCTGCAGGCCGGTGTTTTCACCAAGGATCTGGGCCGGGCCCTGGCAATGGCCAAAGCGATCGATGCCGGTGGGGTGATGATCAATGATTCCTCGGACTACCGGCATGACGCCATGCCGTTTGGTGGTTCCAAGTACGGCAGCATGGGCCGTGAAGGCGTTCACTTTGCCTACGAGGAAATGACCCAGCCCAAAGTCGTTGCTATCGCCTCATGA
- a CDS encoding Lrp/AsnC family transcriptional regulator yields MPKNPRDGIDAQILSELRQNARISLAQLGEKVLLSRNAVRQRIERLERDGFINGYTIKESAGDGAATVNAVLLIQRQDRMRGGDVIAGLRAIPEITTCDVVSGELDLVARVEAPDAARIQEIWRQVSEFPGVRDITTALSLSTVIDRQLARDGGPRS; encoded by the coding sequence ATGCCAAAGAATCCACGCGATGGGATAGACGCGCAGATTCTTTCGGAGCTAAGGCAAAATGCCCGCATCAGTTTGGCCCAACTGGGCGAGAAGGTGCTGCTTTCCCGCAATGCTGTGCGGCAGCGCATTGAACGGCTTGAGCGGGACGGCTTCATCAACGGCTACACCATCAAGGAATCCGCGGGTGATGGAGCCGCCACCGTCAATGCAGTACTCCTCATCCAGCGACAGGACAGGATGCGCGGAGGCGATGTCATTGCCGGCCTGCGGGCGATCCCGGAAATCACTACGTGCGACGTCGTGAGCGGGGAGCTCGACCTGGTGGCACGGGTAGAAGCACCTGATGCCGCAAGAATCCAGGAAATCTGGCGTCAGGTATCGGAATTTCCCGGAGTCCGCGACATCACCACCGCGCTATCGCTGTCCACCGTTATTGATCGGCAGCTCGCCCGTGATGGCGGGCCGCGGTCATGA